From Acidobacteriota bacterium:
CCTCTACGGAGTCGCCCACTTCATGCAAAAGCAGCCCCATCTTTGCCATCGTGATCGCCCGCTCCCGCACGTCCCCCAAACGCTCGTACACCGGAAGCTCTTCCTCCCGACGGATCCGCAACGCCTCCTCCAGATCCCCGCGAGCCCCCAGGATGTCCGCGATCTGGCCCATCGTGATCGCCCGCTCCCGCACGTCCCCCAAACGCTCGTACACCGGAAGCTCTTCCTCCCGACGGATCCGCAACGCCTCCTCCAGATCCCCGCGAGCCTCC
This genomic window contains:
- a CDS encoding tetratricopeptide repeat protein, with the protein product EARGDLEEALRIRREEELPVYERLGDVRERAITMGQIADILGARGDLEEALRIRREEELPVYERLGDVRERAITMAKMGLLLHEVGDSVEALDLMRRGLQDAEKLGIPEAELIRRDLERIQADS